In one Nicotiana tomentosiformis chromosome 6, ASM39032v3, whole genome shotgun sequence genomic region, the following are encoded:
- the LOC104110429 gene encoding phosphoglycerate kinase, cytosolic-like: MAVKKSVGSLKEGDLKGKRVFVRVDLNVPLDDNFNITDDTRIRAAVPTIKYLMQHGSRVILASHLGRPKGVTPKYSLKPLVPRLSELLGLDVKMADDCIGPEVEKLVAEIPEGGVLLLENVRFYKEEEKNEFEFAKKLASLADLYVNDAFGTAHRAHASTEGVAKYLKPAVAGFLMQKELDYLVGAVSNPQKPFAAIVGGSKVSSKIGVIESLLEKVNVLLLGGGMIFTFYKALGYSVGSSLVEDDKLDLATSLIEKAKAKGVSLLLPADVVIADKFAVDANSKVVPATEIPDGWMGLDIGPDAIKSFGEALDTTKTIIWNGPMGVFEFEKFASGTEAIAKKLAELSGKGVTTIIGGGDSVAAVEKVGLADKMSHISTGGGASLELLEGKQLPGVLALDDA, translated from the exons ATGGCAGTGAAAAAGAGTGTGGGATCACTGAAAGAAGGAGATCTGAAAGGGAAGAGAGTATTCGTGAGAGTTGATCTGAATGTTCCATTGGATGACAACTTCAATATTACTGATGACACCAGAATCCGAGCTGCTGTTCCTACCATCAAGTATTTGATGCAACATGGATCTCGTGTTATTCTTGCCTCTCATCTT GGTCGTCCAAAAGGTGTCACTCCAAAATACAGCTTGAAACCACTTGTACCAAGACTGTCAGAGCTATTGGGACTTGAT GTCAAGATGGCAGATGATTGCATTGGTCCAGAAGTTGAGAAGTTGGTGGCTGAAATACCAGAAGGAGGAGTTCTGCTGCTGGAAAATGTGAGATTCTATAAAGAGGAGGAGAAGAATGAATTCGAGTTTGCAAAGAAGCTGGCGTCTCTTGCAGATTTGTATGTCAATGATGCCTTTGGTACTGCACACAGAGCACATGCTTCCACAGAAGGGGTTGCTAAGTACTTGAAACCAGCAGTTGCTGGATTCCTTATGCAAAAG GAACTTGACTATCTTGTCGGAGCTGTATCAAATCCACAGAAGCCATTTGCTGCTATTGTTGGTGGTTCAAAGGTTTCAAGTAAGATTGGCGTGATAGAGTCACTTTTGGAGAAGGTTAACGTGTTATTGCTTGGTGGAGGTATGATCTTTACTTTCTACAAGGCCCTAGGATACTCTGTTGGATCCTCACTTGTGGAGGATGACAAGCTTGATCTAGCAACATCACTTATTGAGAAGGCAAAGGCAAAAGGTGTATCTTTATTGCTTCCTGCCGATGTAGTGATAGCAGACAAGTTTGCTGTTGATGCCAACAGCAAG GTTGTTCCAGCAACTGAAATTCCTGATGGCTGGATGGGGTTAGATATTGGACCTGATGCTATCAAGTCTTTTGGCGAAGCTTTGGATACCACCAAAACTATCATCTGGAATGGACCTATGGGAGTGTTTGAGTTTGAAAAATTTGCCTCTGGAACAGAG GCTATTGCGAAAAAACTGGCAGAGCTTAGTGGAAAGGGAGTAACAACAATCATAGGGGGTGGTGATTCTGTTGCCGCCGTTGAAAAGGTGGGGCTTGCAGACAAGATGAGTCACATTTCAACTGGAGGGGGTGCCAGCTTGGAGCTTCTGGAAGGGAAGCAGCTTCCTGGGGTGCTTGCCCTTGATGATGCTTAA